CAGTTGGAAATGTAAAACTGGCGGATGAAGTACATTTCCATCAGGGTTTCAAATTTTACAATTTTTCAAATTTGTTGCTCGAGAATCGCAGACCGTCAGGCAAGGGATTAGCATTCGAAAATGCATATTTCATTCTTACTTCGCCGGATGCGGTGTTTATAAAAAGTTTTACAGAAGGTTTGCTTCAGGAACCGGAATTTAATCTGTATAAAGAAAATTTTGTTGTAATAAGAATAGAGATATTGAAGCAAATGGAATTGAAAAGCCCGTGCACTTTTAAAACATCGAGTCCGATATTTGTTAAAACGATGAGGGAAAAAGACGGAAAACTTGTGGAATGGGATTTGTATCCAAAGGATGGAAAATTTCACGAGAACGTTCATAAAAACCTCGTAAAGAGGTATACAGAATATTATGGCAATGGGCTGAGTAATGATCATTTTGAGATTATCAATGTAAAAAACTTCAAGCCAAAACGCATTATTATAGGCGGTGGCATACAGGCAACTCCGAGGAGGTGCTCGTTGATGACCTTTACTGTTGAAGCTAGTAAAGAATTACTCCAATTTGCTTATGATGCAGGGATTGGAGAAAAGAATGCAATGGGATTCGGTTGTTTGGAAGTGGTTGAGTGAGAGAGAAATGCCTCCAAAAGTTTAAGATAAAAAACATAATTAGGATTATGGTTAAATCCGAGGAGTTTGAAACATGCCCTTTCTGTGGAGCTAGCGTAAAAACAAAGAATATGTCCGTGCATAAGATAAAGGTTCATTTCGATGATATGAAAGGCATTCAAAAGAATAAATTGATGACCAAGGAGGAGATAGACGCTGTGTGCGAGAGAGCAACTGAATTGAATTAATACAAGTAGGGAAGGAGAAATCCGCGGTAAATCTATTCAAAAAAGTGTTGTCCATTGATCCGTCCAACTTTGGAGCATGGCACGATCTGGGGTTGGCGTGGGCGAAGCTCGGAAAAACCAAAAAGGCTCTGGAGGCACTGGATAAATGCATTGAAATAAAGCCAGATCTCGCTCCCGCATGGGCCAACAAAGGACTCATCCACCTCCCCTCAGAAAAATATGATGAGGCGTTGGAATGCTATCAAAAAAGCGTTGAGCATGATTCTTCTTTTCTTCAGGGCTGGTACCACATAGGTATCATAAATGCCGTGAAAGATAATTTTGAGGAAGCGCTGAAATGCATTAACAAAGCTCTGGCTCTGAATGACG
This is a stretch of genomic DNA from Candidatus Thermoplasmatota archaeon. It encodes these proteins:
- a CDS encoding tetratricopeptide repeat protein — translated: MQVGKEKSAVNLFKKVLSIDPSNFGAWHDLGLAWAKLGKTKKALEALDKCIEIKPDLAPAWANKGLIHLPSEKYDEALECYQKSVEHDSSFLQGWYHIGIINAVKDNFEEALKCINKALALNDEYYMAWFTKGEILAAMGREKEGEECYRRAYELNPGYAWKALEGEIEGENIIHHASGMQAKKKRGGSKDFK
- the cas6 gene encoding CRISPR-associated endoribonuclease Cas6, producing the protein MRAKIFIHHVSGGLLPYDYQYAMASMLYEKLAVGNVKLADEVHFHQGFKFYNFSNLLLENRRPSGKGLAFENAYFILTSPDAVFIKSFTEGLLQEPEFNLYKENFVVIRIEILKQMELKSPCTFKTSSPIFVKTMREKDGKLVEWDLYPKDGKFHENVHKNLVKRYTEYYGNGLSNDHFEIINVKNFKPKRIIIGGGIQATPRRCSLMTFTVEASKELLQFAYDAGIGEKNAMGFGCLEVVE